In Camelus ferus isolate YT-003-E chromosome 21, BCGSAC_Cfer_1.0, whole genome shotgun sequence, the DNA window GCTCCCGGAGGGCGGCTTTTGGCCGCCGGGAAGGAGGCCACGGCCCGGCGAGAGGTAGGGGGAGGGGAAGCCGGCGCGGTGATGGGCGGAAGCGCCGGCGGGAGCCCCCCGGCCACTGTTGCGCCGGACGCCCGGAGGGTCGCGCGGCCCTCGCCCATTGGTGCCGAGGGCCCCGACGTCACCGCGACCCCCACCAGGCTGCTATTCTTCGCGCCCTCCCGCCGCGCGTCGCCGCCTGAAGAGATGGAATCCCCGGCCTCCGACGCCATAATGTCGCCCGAAGAGGAGCTGGACGGCTACGAGCCGGAGCCTCTCGCGAAGCGACCTGCCGTCCTGCCCTTGCTGGAGCTGGTCGGGGAGGCCAGTAATGGCCCCGGTACGGACGGCTCACTTCCCTCGACGCCTCCCCccgcagaggaggaggaggacgagttGTACCGGCAGTCACTGGAGATTATCTCTCGGTACCTTCGGGAGCAGGCCACCGGCGCCAAGGAAGCGAAGGCAATGGGCGGGTCTGGGAGCGCCATCCGGAAGGCGTTAGAGACCCTACGACGGGTCGGGGACGGTGTGCAGCGCAACCACGAGACGGCCTTCCAAGGTAAGCGGGTTAGTGGCGAAGGTCGCACTTGGTTTTCTCGGCTCTCTGGACTCACCCACCTTCGATGGGTGGAAACCGAAACGAGTCAGTTGAAATGACTCTCATCCTATTTCTGAAACCAGAATATTCTGGCCGTGAGTCATTGTTTCCGCCCACTTGAGTCTTCTGGAAATGGCAGTTCTGTTCAAAGCCCGGAAAGGGTGGGATGTCAATTTTTAAGCGGGATCGGCCTTAGTTCTATAGAGCCCAAATAGCGATTTCCCCCGCCGTGAGTGGGCAGGAGAATCGTGCCCTGGTTTAGACAAAGGAAGCCGTGAGAGCCTGCatgcttttcttcctctcaggCATGCTTCGGAAACTGGACATCAAAAA includes these proteins:
- the MCL1 gene encoding induced myeloid leukemia cell differentiation protein Mcl-1 isoform X1 — protein: MFGLQRNAVIGLNLYCGGAGLGAGSGSGASAPGGRLLAAGKEATARREVGGGEAGAVMGGSAGGSPPATVAPDARRVARPSPIGAEGPDVTATPTRLLFFAPSRRASPPEEMESPASDAIMSPEEELDGYEPEPLAKRPAVLPLLELVGEASNGPGTDGSLPSTPPPAEEEEDELYRQSLEIISRYLREQATGAKEAKAMGGSGSAIRKALETLRRVGDGVQRNHETAFQGMLRKLDIKNEDDVKSLSRVMVHVFSDGVTNWGRIVTLISFGAFVAKHLKSINQESCIEPLAESITDVLVRTKRDWLVKQRGWDGFVEFFHVEDLEGGIRNVLLAFAGVAGVGAGLAYLIR
- the MCL1 gene encoding induced myeloid leukemia cell differentiation protein Mcl-1 isoform X2, translating into MFGLQRNAVIGLNLYCGGAGLGAGSGSGASAPGGRLLAAGKEATARREVGGGEAGAVMGGSAGGSPPATVAPDARRVARPSPIGAEGPDVTATPTRLLFFAPSRRASPPEEMESPASDAIMSPEEELDGYEPEPLAKRPAVLPLLELVGEASNGPGTDGSLPSTPPPAEEEEDELYRQSLEIISRYLREQATGAKEAKAMGGSGSAIRKALETLRRVGDGVQRNHETAFQGWVCGVLPCRGPRRWHQKCAAGFCRCCWSRSWFGISNKIAF